A portion of the Hyalangium minutum genome contains these proteins:
- the murJ gene encoding murein biosynthesis integral membrane protein MurJ: MPGQNLPPPPEVPAKKSEPGSGRGALFVAAGILASRLMGLVRERVFAHYLGNAEAAAVFKAALRIPNFLQNLFGEGVLSGSFIPVYAQLLGQKNQEEADRLAGAIFGLMALATSLFVAAGMLATPLFVDAIAPGFEGESRALAIQLVRIVFPGTGLLVLSAWCLGILNSHRRFLLSYLAPVVWNLVLIGTLVVMGGRVGEERLAELLAYAVVAGSFLQFAVQVPSVMRLLGKFRPSLSVASESVRRVLRSFVPVVIGRGVVQISAYVDTAVASLLSERALSSLFYAQTIYLIPVSLFGMAVSAAELPEMSRATGGATEEVNAKLRERIEAGARRVAFFVVPSATAFLLLGDVVAATLLQTGRFTPADSRYVWYLLMGSAVGLVSATVGRLYSSAFYALKDPSTPLRFAIVRVGLGALMAWGLGLYLPEWLGLPRHLGAAFITVASGLVAWVEAFLLRRSLARRIGGHVGPPPGLLPKLWGAAAVAGVVALGVKAALTSLRGPMLGVAEEWGGSLLAPPALPSVVTFLAVVAPYGIIYFALTAAMGLPQAQAVFRRARRLLGR; the protein is encoded by the coding sequence GTGCCAGGTCAGAACCTTCCCCCACCGCCCGAAGTCCCCGCGAAGAAGTCCGAGCCGGGAAGCGGCCGGGGTGCCCTCTTCGTCGCTGCGGGGATCCTGGCCTCGCGCCTCATGGGTCTGGTGCGGGAGCGCGTCTTCGCGCACTACCTGGGCAACGCCGAGGCCGCCGCTGTCTTCAAGGCGGCACTTCGCATCCCCAACTTCCTGCAGAACCTGTTCGGCGAGGGCGTGCTGTCCGGCTCCTTCATCCCGGTCTACGCCCAGCTGCTGGGGCAGAAGAACCAGGAGGAGGCGGATCGGCTGGCGGGGGCCATCTTCGGACTGATGGCGCTGGCCACCAGCCTGTTCGTGGCGGCGGGCATGCTGGCCACGCCCTTGTTCGTGGACGCCATTGCCCCCGGCTTCGAGGGCGAGTCCCGGGCCCTGGCCATCCAGCTGGTGCGCATCGTCTTCCCGGGCACGGGGCTGCTGGTGCTGTCGGCGTGGTGCCTGGGCATCCTCAATAGTCACCGCCGCTTCCTGCTGTCCTATCTGGCGCCGGTGGTGTGGAACCTGGTGCTGATCGGCACGCTGGTGGTGATGGGCGGCCGGGTGGGCGAGGAGCGGCTGGCGGAGCTGCTGGCGTACGCGGTGGTGGCCGGAAGCTTCCTGCAGTTCGCCGTGCAGGTGCCCTCGGTGATGCGGCTGCTGGGGAAGTTCCGGCCCTCGCTCTCCGTGGCCAGCGAGTCCGTTCGCCGGGTGCTGCGCAGCTTCGTCCCCGTGGTCATCGGCCGAGGCGTGGTGCAGATCAGCGCCTATGTGGACACGGCCGTGGCCTCGCTGCTGTCCGAGCGGGCCCTGTCCTCGCTCTTCTATGCGCAGACCATCTACCTCATCCCTGTGAGCCTCTTCGGCATGGCGGTGTCCGCCGCCGAGCTGCCAGAGATGTCCCGCGCCACCGGTGGCGCCACAGAGGAGGTCAACGCCAAGCTCCGCGAGCGCATCGAGGCGGGTGCCCGCCGCGTGGCCTTCTTCGTGGTGCCGTCCGCCACCGCCTTCCTGCTCCTGGGCGATGTCGTGGCGGCCACACTCCTCCAGACAGGCCGGTTCACCCCGGCGGACTCCCGCTATGTCTGGTACCTGCTGATGGGCTCGGCCGTGGGGCTGGTGTCTGCCACGGTGGGCCGCTTGTACTCTTCCGCCTTCTATGCCCTGAAGGACCCCAGCACCCCGCTGCGCTTCGCCATCGTCCGGGTGGGCCTGGGGGCGCTCATGGCCTGGGGGCTCGGCCTGTACCTGCCGGAGTGGCTGGGGCTGCCCCGGCACCTGGGCGCCGCCTTCATCACCGTGGCGAGCGGCTTGGTGGCCTGGGTGGAGGCCTTTCTGCTGCGCCGGAGCCTGGCCCGCCGCATTGGAGGCCATGTAGGTCCACCTCCGGGCCTGCTGCCGAAGCTCTGGGGCGCCGCCGCCGTGGCGGGCGTGGTGGCCCTGGGCGTCAAGGCCGCCCTGACTTCGCTCCGGGGGCCCATGCTGGGGGTGGCGGAGGAGTGGGGTGGGAGCCTGCTGGCCCCTCCGGCGCTGCCCTCGGTGGTGACCTTCCTGGCCGTCGTCGCCCCCTACGGCATCATCTATTTCGCTCTCACGGCCGCCATGGGCCTGCCCCAGGCACAGGCCGTCTTCCGCCGGGCGCGGAGGCTTCTGGGGCGCTAG
- a CDS encoding ferritin yields MAGSSDNDLLNDVARIRRVLARELETINEYEAFAQASSHPEVRAFFAHLAAEEKEHVAEATQMLRMLDAGQDAHFANPIAPGHFQKAVGAPSVPSPAPSPASSVPSPAAAVSGANGGRLVVEPVSTLPPHRVIYGLTAPPSENAYPLTVGSLRRSGGTGGGGGRGGAR; encoded by the coding sequence ATGGCTGGGTCCTCCGACAATGATCTCCTGAATGACGTCGCTCGCATCCGTCGCGTGTTGGCGCGCGAGCTGGAGACCATCAATGAATACGAGGCCTTTGCCCAGGCCTCCTCCCACCCCGAGGTCCGCGCTTTCTTCGCCCACCTGGCCGCCGAGGAGAAGGAGCACGTCGCCGAGGCCACCCAGATGCTGCGCATGCTGGACGCGGGGCAGGACGCCCACTTCGCCAACCCCATCGCGCCGGGTCACTTCCAGAAGGCTGTCGGTGCCCCCTCTGTCCCGTCGCCTGCACCCTCGCCTGCTTCTTCTGTCCCCTCGCCTGCTGCCGCCGTGTCGGGAGCCAACGGGGGCCGCCTTGTCGTTGAGCCTGTTTCCACCCTTCCCCCCCACCGCGTCATCTACGGCCTGACCGCTCCACCCTCCGAGAATGCCTACCCGCTCACCGTGGGATCGCTCAGGCGATCCGGCGGTACGGGGGGCGGCGGTGGCCGGGGCGGCGCTCGCTGA
- a CDS encoding family 1 encapsulin nanocompartment shell protein: MPDFLGHAENPLREEEWARLNETVIQVARRSLVGRRILDIYGPLGAGVQTVPHDEYQGVSPGAVDIVGEQETATVFTDARKFKTIPIIYKDFLLHWRDIEAARIHNMPLDVSAAAGAAALCAQQEDELIFYGDPRLGHEGLMTATGRLTVPLGDWTHPGAGYMAIVEATRKLNEHGHYGPYAVVLSPRLFSLLHRIYEKTGVLEIETIRQLAADGVFQSNRLRGEAGVVVSTGRENMDLAVAMDMVTSYLGASRMNHPFRVLEALILRIKHPDSICTLEGGATAPPRK; encoded by the coding sequence ATGCCTGACTTCCTTGGACATGCCGAGAACCCCCTCCGCGAGGAGGAGTGGGCCCGCCTCAATGAGACCGTCATCCAGGTCGCGCGCCGCTCGCTGGTGGGCCGCCGCATCCTGGACATCTATGGACCGCTCGGTGCGGGCGTGCAGACCGTGCCCCATGACGAGTACCAGGGCGTCTCCCCTGGCGCGGTGGACATCGTCGGCGAGCAGGAGACGGCCACCGTCTTCACTGATGCGCGCAAGTTCAAGACGATCCCCATCATCTATAAGGACTTCCTGCTGCACTGGCGCGACATCGAGGCGGCCCGCATCCACAACATGCCGCTCGATGTGTCCGCCGCCGCTGGCGCCGCCGCCCTCTGCGCCCAGCAGGAAGACGAGCTGATCTTCTACGGAGACCCGCGGCTCGGCCACGAGGGCCTGATGACGGCCACGGGCCGGCTCACCGTGCCGCTCGGCGACTGGACGCACCCGGGCGCCGGCTACATGGCCATCGTCGAGGCCACCCGGAAGCTCAACGAGCACGGCCACTACGGCCCCTATGCCGTGGTGCTCTCGCCGCGCCTGTTCTCCCTGCTCCACCGCATCTACGAGAAGACCGGCGTGCTGGAGATCGAGACCATCCGCCAGCTCGCCGCGGATGGCGTCTTCCAGTCCAACCGCCTGCGAGGCGAGGCGGGCGTGGTGGTGTCCACCGGCCGCGAGAACATGGACCTGGCCGTGGCCATGGACATGGTCACCTCGTACCTGGGCGCCTCCCGGATGAACCACCCGTTCCGCGTGCTCGAGGCACTCATCCTGCGCATCAAGCACCCGGACTCCATCTGCACGCTCGAGGGCGGAGCCACCGCTCCTCCGCGCAAGTAG
- a CDS encoding sigma-54-dependent transcriptional regulator, with the protein MAKVLVLDDEANLRKVLAAMLRREGYDVTVAADGEQGLAEFQKNGADIVVTDLVMPKVGGMEVLSAIKAANPDVPVIIITAHGTVDSAVEAIKAGAFDYITKPFDQPELNAVIAKAAKAHESNRRSVRPDSKARAAIIGESPQIQDVYKIIDKVADTPSTVLITGESGTGKELIATALHGASSRRDKPFIKINCAAIPHDLIESELFGHERGAFTGAVTSKPGRFELADGGTLFLDEIGEIPVEMQVKLLRALQESEFERVGGIKTTRVDVRLVAATNKDLQAEIEAGRFRKDLYYRLAVVPIGLPALRERRSDIPMLAKYFVEKYNRRLNKKIEGIADDAMVLLQAYNWPGNIRELENLIERVLLFADGPLITAKDLPEPVRQGGGAQANSLASSSVVEAPTGETGLKDIIRMKAAELEKDLITKALEETGGNVTRAAKLLQISRKSLQTKMKEFGLRDIAPEGKEEGKDEGSGKDESSDE; encoded by the coding sequence GTGGCCAAGGTCCTGGTCCTCGACGACGAGGCAAACCTGCGCAAGGTGCTCGCCGCCATGCTGCGGCGAGAGGGCTATGACGTCACCGTCGCCGCCGACGGCGAGCAGGGGCTCGCCGAGTTCCAGAAGAACGGCGCCGACATCGTCGTGACGGACCTGGTGATGCCCAAGGTGGGCGGCATGGAGGTGCTCAGCGCCATCAAGGCCGCCAACCCGGACGTGCCCGTCATCATCATCACCGCTCACGGCACGGTGGACTCCGCCGTGGAGGCCATCAAGGCGGGCGCGTTCGACTACATCACCAAGCCCTTCGACCAGCCCGAGCTCAACGCCGTCATCGCCAAGGCCGCCAAGGCCCACGAGAGCAACCGCCGCTCCGTGCGCCCGGACAGCAAGGCCCGCGCCGCCATCATCGGTGAGTCTCCGCAGATCCAAGATGTCTACAAGATCATCGACAAGGTGGCGGACACTCCCTCCACCGTGCTGATCACGGGCGAGAGCGGCACGGGCAAGGAGCTGATCGCCACCGCCCTGCACGGCGCCTCCAGCCGCCGGGACAAGCCCTTCATCAAGATCAACTGCGCGGCCATCCCGCACGATCTCATCGAGTCCGAGCTGTTCGGCCACGAGCGCGGCGCCTTCACGGGTGCGGTGACTTCCAAGCCCGGCCGCTTCGAGCTGGCCGACGGCGGCACGCTCTTCCTGGACGAGATCGGCGAGATCCCCGTGGAGATGCAGGTGAAGCTGCTGCGCGCGCTCCAGGAGAGCGAGTTCGAGCGCGTGGGCGGTATCAAGACGACCCGCGTGGACGTGCGCCTGGTGGCCGCCACCAACAAGGATCTGCAGGCGGAGATCGAGGCAGGACGCTTCCGCAAGGACCTCTACTACCGTCTGGCGGTGGTCCCCATCGGCCTGCCCGCACTGCGCGAGCGCCGCAGCGACATCCCCATGCTGGCGAAGTACTTCGTCGAGAAGTACAACCGCCGGCTGAACAAGAAGATCGAGGGCATCGCCGACGACGCGATGGTGCTGCTTCAGGCCTACAACTGGCCCGGCAACATCCGCGAGCTGGAGAACCTCATCGAGCGCGTGCTGCTCTTCGCGGACGGCCCGCTCATCACCGCCAAGGATCTGCCGGAGCCCGTGCGCCAGGGTGGCGGGGCACAGGCGAACTCGCTTGCCAGCTCCTCGGTCGTGGAGGCGCCCACCGGTGAGACGGGCCTCAAGGACATCATCCGCATGAAGGCGGCGGAGCTCGAGAAGGACCTCATCACCAAGGCCCTCGAGGAGACGGGCGGCAACGTCACGCGAGCAGCCAAGCTGCTGCAGATCAGCCGCAAGTCGCTCCAGACGAAGATGAAGGAGTTCGGCCTTCGGGACATCGCCCCCGAGGGCAAGGAAGAAGGCAAGGACGAGGGCTCAGGCAAGGACGAGTCCTCGGACGAATAA